The following coding sequences lie in one Pseudomonadota bacterium genomic window:
- a CDS encoding efflux RND transporter permease subunit, with translation MFLSNMSIKQPVLTTMMMVALVVLGYFGYRRLNVDQFPDVDLPVVSVGTRWPGAGAESVESEVTKPIEEAVHTLSGVKEVRSTSSEGVSTVTISFELDRDGREAANDVRDKVAALAGVLPEAAEAPLIQRFDPSAAPIASLGLASKTLSTRDLTDLADRVVKKRLVNVAGVGAVKIVGGARRQISVSLRPDDLRARGVTAASVVDRLRQENADVPAGRVSAARTETVVRVAARINRVADFATLVIGRGHDDAPIYLRDVADLEDGQEELRSLALIGTSRTVTLEVQKQSGANTVAVVHEIQRRLPELQEELGARATLSVVRNGAKMIEESVDDVKLTLVLGAILTVLVVFLFLNSWRSTVITGLTLPVSVIGAFLVVWAMGFTLNILTLMALSLAIGLLIDDAIVVRENIVRHAEMGKSHHDAARDGTAEIGMAVIATTLAIVAVFVPVAFMKGIIGRFFYQFGITVACAVLISLFVSFTLDPMMSSVWPDPHGVKRGPIGRALERFSKAFDRLSLRYHGTVLWALDHRKTTLAIAAASFVATLALAGRVGGAFMPDYDKGEFQVDFRTPVGASIEYTEEKAKALVAIVIADPDVELAFTTIGAGATGAVNEGSIYVRDRKHGRKRTTNQIRRDLREQLRDVIDVRYSLSDVGGAGGAQQPIQLSLRGPDLALLDRRAHHLLEEARKIPGLVDAKIAQERTKPELRILLDRDRATDRGVSARAVGSTVQTLLGGEVATELEDARGERYDVRVQLAERSRTGKADLATLELPSTKAGVDGRRLLVPLGQIARIEDSLGPSQIERLELERQVTISAGVEGRALGDVTAELDKRIAALPRIEGYSETMGGQTRDMIESAGYALESLILAVIFIYLILASQFGSFLQPLAIMLSLPLSFIGVVGALLLTNDTLNIMTMIGLIMLMGLVVKNAILLIDNANQRRREGMPRTDALAKAGEIRLRPIIMTTLAMIVGMVPLALAIGEGAEMRAPMARAVIGGLISSTFLTLLVVPVVYAYLDDFGAWVGRKWSSEDPLPAEDGVP, from the coding sequence ATGTTTCTCAGTAACATGTCGATCAAGCAGCCTGTCCTGACGACCATGATGATGGTCGCGCTGGTCGTGCTGGGCTACTTCGGCTACCGCCGCCTCAACGTCGACCAATTCCCGGACGTCGACTTGCCGGTCGTGAGCGTGGGGACGCGCTGGCCCGGCGCGGGCGCGGAGTCTGTAGAGAGCGAGGTCACCAAGCCGATCGAGGAGGCGGTCCACACGCTGTCCGGCGTCAAGGAGGTGCGCTCCACCTCGAGCGAAGGCGTCTCGACGGTCACCATCAGCTTCGAGCTCGACCGCGATGGCCGCGAGGCGGCCAACGACGTGCGCGACAAAGTCGCCGCGCTCGCCGGCGTGCTCCCCGAGGCCGCGGAGGCGCCGCTGATCCAGCGCTTCGACCCGTCGGCTGCACCCATCGCATCGCTTGGGCTGGCGTCGAAGACGCTCTCTACCCGCGACCTCACGGACCTCGCGGATCGCGTCGTCAAGAAGCGGCTCGTCAACGTGGCGGGGGTCGGTGCGGTCAAGATCGTCGGCGGCGCGCGGCGCCAGATTAGCGTGTCCTTGCGTCCTGATGACCTGCGTGCGCGCGGCGTGACGGCCGCCAGCGTCGTCGACCGGCTGCGACAGGAGAACGCCGACGTGCCCGCCGGGCGCGTCAGCGCCGCACGCACCGAGACCGTGGTGCGCGTGGCCGCCCGGATCAACCGCGTGGCTGACTTCGCCACCCTCGTGATCGGGCGCGGGCACGACGACGCGCCGATCTACCTGCGCGACGTCGCCGACCTCGAAGATGGCCAGGAGGAGCTGCGCTCGCTCGCGCTGATCGGCACCTCACGCACCGTCACGCTCGAGGTGCAGAAGCAGTCTGGCGCGAACACCGTGGCCGTGGTCCACGAGATCCAGCGTCGCTTACCCGAGCTGCAAGAGGAGCTCGGCGCGCGCGCCACCCTCAGCGTCGTGCGCAACGGCGCCAAGATGATCGAGGAGTCCGTCGACGATGTGAAGCTCACCCTCGTCCTCGGCGCCATCCTGACCGTCCTGGTGGTCTTCCTCTTCCTGAACTCCTGGCGCTCCACGGTGATCACCGGCCTGACGCTGCCGGTCTCGGTGATCGGGGCCTTTCTGGTGGTCTGGGCGATGGGCTTCACCCTCAACATCTTGACCTTGATGGCGCTGTCGCTCGCGATTGGCCTGCTCATCGACGACGCGATCGTGGTGCGCGAGAACATCGTGCGTCACGCCGAGATGGGCAAGAGTCACCACGACGCGGCGCGCGACGGTACCGCCGAGATCGGCATGGCGGTCATCGCGACGACGCTTGCCATCGTGGCCGTCTTCGTGCCGGTCGCCTTCATGAAGGGGATCATCGGGCGCTTCTTCTACCAGTTCGGCATCACCGTGGCGTGTGCCGTGCTCATCTCGCTCTTCGTCTCCTTCACGCTCGATCCGATGATGTCGTCGGTTTGGCCCGATCCCCACGGCGTCAAGCGCGGGCCCATCGGGCGGGCGCTCGAGCGCTTCTCGAAGGCCTTCGACCGCTTGAGCCTGCGCTACCACGGCACCGTGCTATGGGCCCTCGATCACCGCAAGACCACCCTCGCGATCGCGGCCGCGAGCTTCGTCGCCACGCTCGCGCTGGCGGGAAGAGTCGGCGGCGCCTTCATGCCAGACTACGACAAGGGCGAGTTTCAGGTCGACTTCCGCACGCCTGTCGGCGCCTCGATCGAGTACACGGAGGAGAAGGCGAAGGCGTTGGTGGCCATCGTGATCGCCGACCCCGATGTCGAGCTTGCGTTCACCACCATCGGCGCGGGCGCCACCGGCGCCGTCAACGAGGGGTCGATCTACGTCCGCGACCGCAAGCACGGCCGCAAGCGCACGACGAACCAGATCCGGCGCGATCTGCGCGAACAGCTGCGCGACGTGATCGATGTGCGCTACTCGCTCTCGGACGTCGGTGGCGCGGGTGGGGCTCAGCAACCGATCCAGCTCAGCCTGCGGGGCCCGGATCTCGCGCTGCTCGATCGTCGCGCGCACCACCTGCTCGAGGAGGCGCGCAAGATCCCTGGGTTGGTCGACGCGAAGATCGCGCAGGAGCGCACCAAGCCCGAGCTCCGCATTCTCCTGGATCGTGATCGTGCCACCGACCGGGGCGTGTCGGCCCGGGCCGTCGGCTCGACGGTGCAAACCCTGCTGGGGGGTGAGGTCGCCACCGAACTCGAGGACGCGCGCGGAGAGCGCTACGACGTGCGGGTCCAGCTCGCGGAGCGGAGCCGGACAGGCAAGGCGGACCTCGCGACGCTCGAGCTGCCCTCGACCAAGGCCGGCGTGGATGGTCGCCGCCTGCTGGTCCCCCTGGGCCAGATCGCGCGGATCGAGGACTCGCTTGGACCGTCGCAGATCGAGCGCCTCGAGCTCGAGCGCCAGGTGACCATCAGCGCGGGCGTCGAGGGTCGAGCTCTGGGCGACGTGACGGCAGAGCTCGACAAGCGCATCGCGGCCCTGCCCCGGATCGAGGGCTACTCAGAGACGATGGGCGGCCAGACCCGCGACATGATCGAGAGCGCGGGCTACGCGCTCGAGTCGCTGATCTTGGCGGTGATCTTCATCTATCTCATCCTGGCGTCGCAGTTCGGCAGCTTCTTGCAGCCGCTCGCCATCATGCTGTCGCTGCCGCTCTCCTTCATCGGTGTCGTCGGGGCGCTGCTGCTGACCAACGATACGCTCAACATCATGACGATGATCGGCCTCATCATGCTGATGGGCCTGGTCGTCAAGAACGCCATCTTGCTGATCGACAACGCCAACCAGCGTCGTCGCGAGGGCATGCCCCGGACCGACGCTCTGGCCAAGGCGGGCGAGATCCGGCTGCGTCCCATCATCATGACCACGCTCGCGATGATCGTGGGGATGGTGCCGCTCGCGCTCGCGATCGGTGAGGGCGCCGAGATGCGCGCGCCGATGGCAAGAGCGGTCATCGGCGGACTCATCTCGTCCACCTTCCTCACGCTCCTGGTGGTGCCGGTCGTCTACGCTTATCTCGACGACTTCGGCGCATGGGTCGGGCGCAAGTGGTCCTCGGAGGACCCGCTGCCCGCGGAGGATGGAGTGCCATGA
- a CDS encoding efflux RND transporter periplasmic adaptor subunit, whose protein sequence is MSARLHHGVRAGVRADWSSWLLLVCAMLLLGACTKTEAAIAEVPSPRVETTLAVQHQFEPVVELTGEIRPASEARLVSEVAGTLAKLMVEAGDQVVAGALVAQIDDVAPRASLKKAEAAVEVARASLESTRVEREAAQVELDRTERLKAAKVIDARMFENARSRADAAAAQVNMALANLKQTEADVLVGRATLRQYRIAAPISGIVVKRHVRPHEYLGKDKPIVDLIDTRSMELVTSVPAVDARALKLGAPLRFRVGALGDQTFEGRIVAVIPQLDGASRTLPVRAAIANPKGQLMDGMFAVARVPTGASHVGVAIPQGALRGEGGSHYVWAVRGDVVERVAAVVGAGQGGLVEIGRGVAVGDELVLAGAEELKPGMRVTVAARAAASAAEGD, encoded by the coding sequence ATGAGTGCACGACTGCATCACGGTGTCAGGGCCGGTGTCAGGGCGGACTGGAGCTCGTGGCTGCTGCTCGTTTGCGCGATGCTCCTCCTCGGAGCCTGCACAAAGACCGAGGCCGCGATCGCCGAGGTGCCCTCGCCGCGGGTGGAGACCACGCTGGCGGTCCAGCACCAGTTCGAGCCGGTGGTCGAGTTGACCGGCGAAATTCGACCTGCCTCCGAGGCGCGCCTCGTCAGTGAGGTCGCAGGAACCCTCGCCAAGCTCATGGTCGAGGCGGGCGACCAGGTCGTGGCCGGTGCGCTCGTGGCGCAGATCGACGACGTTGCTCCTCGCGCGAGCCTGAAGAAGGCGGAAGCAGCGGTGGAGGTAGCGCGGGCGTCGCTCGAGTCGACCCGAGTCGAGCGCGAAGCCGCGCAGGTCGAGCTGGACCGGACCGAGAGGCTCAAGGCCGCCAAGGTCATTGACGCGCGGATGTTCGAGAACGCGCGGAGTCGCGCCGACGCCGCTGCGGCCCAGGTCAACATGGCGCTCGCCAACCTCAAGCAGACTGAGGCCGACGTCCTCGTGGGTCGGGCGACGCTGCGACAATACCGGATTGCAGCGCCGATCTCCGGCATCGTGGTCAAGCGTCACGTCAGACCTCACGAATACCTCGGCAAGGACAAACCGATCGTCGACCTCATCGATACGCGCTCGATGGAGCTCGTGACCAGCGTGCCGGCCGTGGATGCGCGCGCGCTCAAGCTAGGCGCACCGCTCAGGTTCCGGGTGGGTGCGCTCGGCGACCAGACCTTCGAGGGTCGCATCGTTGCGGTGATACCGCAGCTCGATGGCGCGAGCCGCACGCTGCCCGTCCGTGCCGCCATCGCAAACCCGAAGGGCCAGCTCATGGATGGGATGTTCGCGGTGGCGCGGGTGCCGACTGGCGCATCTCATGTCGGCGTGGCCATTCCACAGGGAGCCCTGCGTGGCGAGGGTGGCAGCCACTATGTCTGGGCGGTGCGCGGCGACGTGGTCGAGCGTGTCGCCGCCGTGGTCGGCGCAGGTCAGGGCGGCCTGGTGGAGATCGGAAGAGGGGTTGCGGTCGGGGACGAGCTCGTCCTGGCCGGCGCGGAGGAACTCAAGCCGGGAATGCGCGTTACGGTCGCTGCGCGCGCCGCGGCGTCCGCAGCCGAAGGCGACTAG
- a CDS encoding amidohydrolase family protein: MTSPWSWGSCVGARGARSQAAPARVASHAVAQPARFPLAAGLALGLIALAACGSSPTIAREFAALVRAELTPLQALGALTRRGAEHLGLGPQLGTITPGKLADLIAVEGNPLADSTALTRVRLVMRSGKVVRNTLPARPH; this comes from the coding sequence ATGACGAGCCCTTGGTCGTGGGGCTCTTGCGTGGGTGCGCGCGGAGCGAGGTCGCAGGCTGCTCCCGCGCGGGTTGCGAGCCACGCGGTCGCGCAGCCGGCGAGGTTTCCGTTGGCCGCGGGCCTCGCCTTAGGCCTGATCGCGCTCGCCGCCTGCGGCAGCAGCCCGACGATCGCGAGGGAGTTCGCAGCGCTCGTAAGGGCAGAGCTGACGCCGCTGCAGGCTCTCGGGGCATTGACGCGTAGGGGCGCCGAGCACCTCGGCTTGGGCCCTCAACTGGGAACGATCACCCCGGGGAAGCTCGCCGACCTGATTGCCGTCGAAGGCAACCCGCTCGCCGATAGCACGGCGCTCACCCGCGTCAGGCTGGTCATGCGCTCGGGCAAGGTGGTGCGTAACACCCTGCCGGCGCGACCCCACTGA
- a CDS encoding TetR/AcrR family transcriptional regulator — MTTRKSSGERRTEIADAAIKIIGERGLREFTAAQVAQEVGIKDGTVFRHFKDMNAIAEAALDRLQALVGMSPPPTADPLEGLKEFVLSRLRSVTAQPALQALLFSDQLSHALGAEGPPRVAALRNRGRAFVRSCLHEAAEQRLLREDLDLEAAVVLVTGMVMGFVFAAKDGAWVAPIGEMEQRCWETLRSMLERTRAES; from the coding sequence ATGACGACCAGGAAGTCGAGCGGGGAGCGACGCACCGAGATCGCCGACGCTGCCATCAAGATCATTGGAGAACGCGGGCTGCGCGAGTTCACGGCGGCGCAGGTGGCGCAGGAAGTGGGGATCAAGGACGGGACCGTCTTTCGCCATTTCAAGGACATGAATGCGATCGCCGAGGCCGCGCTTGACCGACTCCAGGCCTTGGTCGGGATGAGCCCACCGCCCACGGCCGATCCGCTCGAGGGCCTCAAGGAGTTTGTCCTTTCCCGTCTGCGCTCCGTGACCGCTCAGCCCGCACTCCAAGCGCTCCTCTTCTCGGACCAGCTTTCCCACGCCCTCGGCGCCGAAGGTCCGCCGCGCGTGGCGGCGCTGCGCAACCGCGGCCGTGCGTTCGTCAGGTCGTGTCTCCACGAGGCTGCAGAGCAGCGCCTCCTTCGCGAGGACCTCGACCTCGAGGCCGCGGTCGTGCTCGTCACGGGCATGGTGATGGGCTTCGTGTTTGCGGCCAAGGACGGCGCATGGGTCGCCCCGATCGGCGAGATGGAGCAACGCTGCTGGGAGACCCTCCGGTCGATGCTCGAGCGAACCCGAGCGGAGTCATGA
- a CDS encoding efflux RND transporter periplasmic adaptor subunit, which produces MKARTKLFALIAGVGAFLAAFGWLLTTHGPLAPVGVQLGEVGRANLKPSVFGIGTVEARLAQAVGPLVPGRVLRVLVDQGEKVKVGQVLAEMDPIDLDHRVGAARRSGARSRQTLQLAEAQVADAASRAKLASVNRERDRRLHRQQVVSQQALDNSSSEAERAAAALAAAQANAEAARQDLGRVEDEAQGLRRLRASLRLVSPVDGVVVAREVEPGSTVVAGQAVLRLMVPASLWVRARIDQSRAGGVRVGQRASVVLRSAADHPLPARVARIELQSDPVTEERVIDLSFDAPPARLYLGELAEVTIWLPGEAGVLVLPSAAVARAGGQTGVWQLVDGRARFKPITLGGQGQADLTRLGSGLVEGERVIVFSSAALEPGVRARQQRVEPR; this is translated from the coding sequence ATGAAAGCGCGGACGAAACTGTTCGCCCTCATCGCCGGCGTCGGCGCCTTCCTCGCGGCCTTTGGCTGGCTGCTGACCACCCACGGGCCGCTGGCCCCCGTCGGCGTCCAGCTCGGCGAGGTCGGGCGCGCCAACCTGAAGCCGAGCGTCTTTGGTATCGGCACGGTCGAGGCGCGCCTGGCCCAGGCAGTCGGGCCGCTCGTGCCTGGACGCGTCCTGCGCGTGCTCGTGGATCAGGGCGAGAAGGTCAAGGTCGGGCAGGTGCTCGCGGAGATGGACCCGATCGATCTCGACCACCGAGTAGGCGCCGCCAGGCGTAGCGGCGCGCGTTCGCGTCAGACACTTCAGCTTGCCGAGGCGCAGGTCGCTGACGCGGCGAGCCGCGCCAAGCTCGCCAGCGTCAACCGTGAGCGCGACCGCCGCCTGCATCGGCAACAGGTCGTCAGCCAGCAGGCGCTCGACAACAGCTCGAGCGAGGCCGAGCGAGCCGCGGCAGCCCTGGCAGCGGCGCAGGCCAACGCGGAGGCGGCGCGGCAGGACCTCGGCCGCGTCGAGGACGAAGCGCAGGGCTTGCGCCGCCTGCGCGCTAGCCTGAGGCTCGTCAGCCCCGTGGACGGCGTGGTGGTCGCGCGCGAGGTGGAACCAGGGAGCACGGTCGTCGCCGGTCAGGCCGTCTTGCGGCTGATGGTGCCCGCGAGCCTTTGGGTGCGGGCGCGCATCGATCAATCGCGCGCCGGCGGGGTGCGGGTCGGGCAGCGCGCCAGTGTCGTGCTGCGCTCCGCCGCCGATCATCCACTGCCCGCGCGGGTGGCGCGCATCGAGCTGCAAAGCGACCCCGTGACCGAGGAGCGGGTGATCGACCTGAGCTTCGACGCGCCACCGGCCCGCCTCTACCTGGGCGAGCTGGCCGAGGTCACGATCTGGCTGCCGGGCGAAGCCGGCGTGCTCGTCTTGCCGAGCGCCGCCGTCGCTCGAGCGGGTGGCCAGACCGGCGTCTGGCAGCTGGTCGACGGGCGCGCCCGCTTCAAGCCGATCACCCTCGGCGGCCAGGGCCAGGCCGACCTGACGCGGCTTGGGTCGGGTCTGGTCGAGGGCGAGCGCGTCATCGTCTTCAGCAGCGCAGCGCTCGAGCCTGGCGTTCGCGCGCGGCAGCAGCGCGTCGAGCCGCGATGA
- a CDS encoding ABC transporter permease produces MINLARRDVANHLGRYLLTGLGLGLLIGVTLTMAGVYRGMVDDAKVLLRAGRADIWVVQQHTLGPFAEPSSLPDDVYRSLEGLPGIAETGNVAYLTMQVQHGGKERRVMLAGYTPGRLGGPPFLIAGRPISRSHYEAVADAKTGFAVGDRVRIRRNDYAVVGLTRRMVSSGGDPMVFIPLKDAQEAQFLRDNDAIGNDRHRLAANAALNRPGQSALLEAVEALQTASHRVNAVLLRVAEAHDAPQVAANIRRWKHLTAYTSAEMEEILVAKLIATAAKQIALFLFILALVSAAIVAFIIYTMTLGKLKELAVLKLIGTRDRTIAAMILQQALGLGAIGFFVGKFAATLWAPVFPKYVLLETKDAIGAFVITLVICALASVLAIRAALRIDPGEAIGG; encoded by the coding sequence ATGATCAACCTCGCACGCCGCGATGTCGCCAACCACCTCGGCCGCTATCTGCTCACCGGCCTTGGACTGGGGCTCTTGATCGGCGTCACCCTGACCATGGCGGGGGTCTATCGGGGCATGGTCGACGATGCCAAGGTCCTGCTCCGGGCCGGCCGAGCAGACATCTGGGTCGTGCAGCAGCACACGCTCGGGCCCTTTGCCGAGCCATCGAGCCTGCCGGACGACGTCTATCGCAGCCTCGAAGGGCTCCCGGGCATCGCCGAGACCGGCAACGTGGCCTATCTCACGATGCAGGTGCAGCACGGCGGCAAGGAGCGCCGCGTGATGCTCGCGGGCTACACGCCGGGGAGGCTCGGCGGCCCGCCCTTTCTCATCGCCGGGCGACCGATTTCCCGTTCCCACTACGAGGCGGTGGCCGACGCCAAGACCGGCTTCGCGGTGGGCGACCGCGTTCGCATTCGTCGCAACGACTACGCCGTGGTGGGACTGACTCGACGCATGGTTTCCTCGGGCGGCGACCCGATGGTCTTCATTCCCCTGAAGGACGCTCAGGAGGCCCAGTTCCTGCGCGACAACGACGCCATCGGCAACGACCGTCATCGCCTCGCCGCGAACGCGGCCCTCAATCGGCCCGGCCAGTCCGCCCTGCTGGAGGCGGTCGAGGCGCTTCAGACCGCCAGCCACCGGGTCAACGCCGTGCTCCTGCGCGTCGCGGAGGCGCATGACGCGCCGCAGGTGGCCGCCAACATCAGGCGCTGGAAGCACCTGACCGCCTACACCAGCGCCGAGATGGAGGAGATCCTGGTGGCGAAGCTGATCGCCACCGCGGCCAAGCAGATCGCGCTCTTCCTCTTCATCCTGGCGCTGGTGAGCGCGGCGATCGTTGCCTTCATCATCTACACGATGACGCTCGGCAAGCTGAAGGAGCTCGCCGTCCTCAAGCTGATCGGCACGCGCGACCGCACGATCGCCGCGATGATCCTGCAGCAGGCCCTGGGCCTGGGGGCCATTGGCTTCTTCGTCGGAAAGTTCGCCGCGACGCTGTGGGCGCCGGTGTTTCCAAAGTACGTCCTCCTCGAAACCAAGGATGCGATCGGCGCCTTCGTGATCACCCTGGTGATCTGCGCACTGGCCTCGGTGCTGGCCATTCGCGCCGCGCTGCGCATCGATCCGGGCGAGGCGATTGGCGGATGA
- a CDS encoding ABC transporter ATP-binding protein has translation MTATEPAIQIENLTKRYGRGTTAVEALKGVDMQLYPGEVVGLIGPSGSGKSTLLKCLGAVIEPSSGRFTLAGEVIYDHGWKRRDLRALRRDRIGFVFQAPYLIPFLDATDNVALLPMLAGVKNAAARATALAMLTALDVQHRAHARISELSGGEQQRVAIARALANKPPIILADEPTAPLDSVRALAVVKILNRLAQEFRTAIIVVTHDEKIIPTFKRIYTIRDGKTYEAPGEGRAL, from the coding sequence ATGACGGCGACGGAACCGGCGATCCAGATCGAGAACCTGACGAAGCGCTACGGGCGTGGCACGACCGCCGTCGAGGCGCTCAAGGGCGTGGACATGCAGCTCTACCCCGGCGAGGTCGTCGGCTTGATCGGTCCCTCTGGTTCGGGCAAGTCCACGCTCTTGAAGTGCCTGGGCGCGGTGATCGAGCCCAGCAGCGGCCGCTTCACCCTGGCCGGCGAGGTCATCTACGATCACGGGTGGAAGCGGAGGGACCTGCGCGCGCTCCGTCGCGACCGCATCGGCTTCGTCTTCCAGGCGCCCTACCTGATCCCCTTTCTCGACGCCACCGACAACGTCGCGCTGCTGCCGATGCTCGCCGGCGTGAAGAACGCGGCGGCGCGGGCGACGGCCCTCGCGATGCTGACCGCCCTCGATGTTCAGCACCGCGCCCACGCGCGCATTTCCGAGCTCTCCGGCGGTGAGCAGCAGCGGGTGGCGATCGCCCGCGCCTTGGCCAACAAACCACCGATCATTCTCGCCGACGAGCCGACCGCGCCGCTGGATAGCGTGCGCGCACTCGCCGTCGTCAAGATCCTCAACCGGCTCGCGCAGGAATTCCGCACCGCGATCATCGTGGTCACGCACGACGAGAAGATCATTCCGACCTTCAAGCGCATCTACACCATCCGCGACGGCAAGACCTACGAGGCGCCCGGTGAGGGCCGAGCGCTCTAG
- a CDS encoding type II toxin-antitoxin system HipA family toxin, whose translation MSALDTLRVKLWGRTLGALSWHAREGYAELQYTPEFRESGLQPSPLLMPLRAQSYAFAELADRPTFSGLPGMIADSLPERFGNRLLERWLARQGRRLADLTPIERLAYLGRRGIGALEYEPDTDPEASTVIEVEVDELVRIAEQLLQQHEQPLPLPPGDDALHKLIQVGTSAGGAKAKAIVAWNEQTQQVMSGQADCPSGFTHWLIKFDGFDDEGHAASQQLGRVEYAYHVMAVLAGIEMTECRLFADGERAHFMTRRFDRGPQGQKLHVQTYCALAHADRNPPGAAHYEGLFATARALGLGQDVLDQLFLRMVFNLVTRNQDDHTKNHAFLMDGHGRWRLAPAYDLCFSYNPASRWIDHHQLCCNGKRDGFTRDDLQQAARAADLKRPLTHFLDPVREAVARLPAIAADIDLPATTARGLSALFRSF comes from the coding sequence TTGAGCGCGCTCGACACGCTACGCGTCAAGCTCTGGGGTCGCACGCTCGGCGCCTTGAGCTGGCACGCGCGCGAGGGCTACGCCGAGCTGCAGTACACCCCCGAGTTCCGCGAGAGCGGTCTCCAGCCCAGTCCCTTGCTGATGCCCCTCCGCGCGCAAAGCTATGCCTTCGCCGAGCTCGCCGATCGCCCGACCTTCAGCGGGTTGCCGGGGATGATCGCCGATTCCTTGCCCGAGCGCTTTGGCAACCGCCTGCTCGAGCGCTGGCTGGCGCGGCAGGGTCGCCGGCTGGCCGATCTGACGCCGATCGAGCGGCTGGCCTATCTGGGCCGCCGCGGGATCGGCGCGCTGGAGTACGAGCCCGACACCGACCCCGAGGCCAGCACGGTGATCGAGGTCGAGGTCGACGAGCTGGTGCGCATCGCCGAGCAGCTGCTCCAGCAGCATGAGCAGCCCCTGCCCTTGCCTCCGGGCGACGACGCGCTGCACAAGCTGATTCAGGTCGGGACCTCGGCGGGCGGCGCCAAGGCCAAGGCGATCGTCGCCTGGAACGAGCAGACCCAGCAGGTGATGTCCGGCCAGGCGGATTGCCCGAGCGGCTTCACGCACTGGTTGATCAAGTTCGACGGCTTCGACGATGAGGGCCACGCCGCGAGCCAGCAGCTCGGCCGCGTCGAGTACGCCTACCACGTGATGGCCGTGCTCGCCGGCATCGAGATGACCGAGTGCCGGCTCTTCGCCGACGGTGAGCGCGCGCACTTCATGACGCGGCGCTTCGACCGCGGGCCGCAGGGGCAGAAGCTGCACGTGCAAACCTACTGCGCCCTCGCTCACGCCGACCGCAATCCGCCCGGCGCGGCGCACTACGAGGGGCTCTTCGCCACCGCACGCGCGCTCGGGCTGGGCCAGGACGTGCTCGACCAGCTCTTTCTGCGGATGGTCTTCAACCTCGTCACCCGCAACCAGGACGACCACACCAAGAACCACGCCTTCCTGATGGACGGCCACGGGCGCTGGCGCCTCGCGCCGGCCTACGATCTCTGCTTCAGCTACAACCCCGCCTCGCGCTGGATCGACCACCATCAGCTCTGCTGCAACGGCAAGCGCGATGGCTTCACGCGCGACGATCTCCAGCAGGCGGCGCGCGCCGCCGACCTCAAGCGGCCGCTAACCCACTTCCTCGACCCGGTGCGCGAGGCCGTCGCCCGGCTGCCCGCGATCGCCGCCGACATCGACCTCCCCGCAACCACCGCCCGCGGGCTGAGCGCGCTCTTTCGCTCGTTCTAG
- a CDS encoding TraB/GumN family protein yields the protein MRYAGRLMGDPAFRPELPALRRRGRRLPAVALVGALALAACGGAPPLLWEVESEAGAPVYLLGTYHFGLSARADLPPSVWRYFDRAAVFQNEADTRFVEPNVLLQQALLPPDERLDARLSPAAFGALVAFLDPFPASRLATLRPWIVASMLAAKLIEPQEAIDLSLLDAAERAGKELRSFETPEQQVAMLNRLPLEEAIPALEQQLADLEGVRRALEANIAHYRHGNAQALAELDFAPGSESYEILLHQRNLAWLPQIEALLQGKAPAFVAVGISHVLGPEGLVALLRAGGHRVRRLSAHD from the coding sequence ATGCGCTATGCTGGCCGCCTGATGGGCGACCCAGCGTTTCGGCCGGAGCTACCAGCGTTGCGGCGTCGCGGGCGACGCCTGCCCGCGGTGGCCTTGGTCGGCGCGCTTGCGCTCGCGGCCTGCGGGGGTGCGCCACCGCTGCTGTGGGAGGTCGAGTCCGAGGCCGGTGCGCCGGTCTATTTGCTCGGCACCTACCACTTCGGCCTCTCGGCACGCGCCGACCTTCCCCCCTCCGTCTGGCGCTACTTCGACCGCGCCGCGGTCTTTCAGAACGAGGCCGACACGCGCTTCGTCGAGCCCAACGTGTTGTTGCAGCAGGCGCTGCTGCCCCCCGATGAGCGCCTCGACGCGCGCCTCTCGCCGGCCGCCTTCGGCGCGCTCGTTGCGTTCCTCGATCCCTTCCCGGCCAGCCGGCTCGCGACGCTGCGGCCGTGGATCGTCGCGTCGATGCTCGCGGCGAAGCTGATCGAGCCGCAGGAGGCGATCGACCTCAGCCTGCTCGACGCCGCCGAGCGCGCCGGCAAGGAGCTGCGCAGCTTCGAGACCCCAGAACAACAGGTGGCGATGCTCAACCGCTTGCCGCTCGAGGAGGCCATCCCAGCGCTCGAGCAGCAGCTCGCCGACCTCGAAGGCGTTCGCCGCGCGCTCGAGGCAAACATCGCACACTATCGCCACGGCAACGCGCAGGCGCTGGCCGAGCTCGATTTCGCGCCCGGCAGCGAGAGCTACGAGATCTTGCTGCATCAGCGCAATCTCGCCTGGCTGCCGCAGATCGAGGCCCTGCTCCAGGGCAAGGCGCCGGCCTTTGTCGCCGTCGGCATCTCGCACGTCCTCGGCCCCGAGGGTCTCGTGGCGTTGCTGAGGGCCGGCGGTCATCGCGTACGACGCCTCAGCGCCCACGACTGA